The segment GCGCCCGAGGCCCGCGGGCGGGGCCACGCCGCCCGCCTCGTCGGCGCGCTCGCCGCGCGCATCGAGGCGCGGGGCGAAGCGCCCTTCCTCCACGTCGCCGAGGCGAACGCCGGCGCGATCGCCCTCTACGAGAAGCTCGGCTTCGTGACCCGCAAGCACGTCACCTTCCGCGGCTTCCGCACGCCGTAGGATCCGCGTCCCGCCTCAGGGCAGGGGTGCCAGCAGCTCGTCCAGTTCGGCCGTGAAGAGCAGGGCCGGGTCGAGGTCCATGCCGGTGAAGTGGCCCGCGAGTTCCAGCGACAGGACGCCGTGCATGCGGGTCCAGAAGGTCAGGAACCGGTGGAGCGCCCCCGGCGGGGCGGGGTGGCCGGCGGCCCAGTTCCGATGGTCCTCCAGGTAGCTGCCGAAGGCGGTCGTGGCGCTCGCCCCGGGGAGTGACGCGACCGCGTCGAGCAGCGTCGTCATGATCGCGGAGGAGAGCGCGGTGGTGTCCGCCGGCGCGTGGTAGCCGGGTATGGGCGTGCCGTAGACGAGGAAGTACCGCTGAGGGTCCGTCAGGGCCCAGTCGCGCAGGGCATGTGCGAGTCCGGAGAGGTCGGCACCGGCGGCCGAGGCCGTGCGGAGCGTGTCGGCGAGGCTTTGGTAGGCCTCCCGGACGAGTTCGGTGATCAGGTCGTCGCGGCTGGCGAAGTAGCGGTAGAGCGCGGGTCCGCTCATGCCCATCTGCTTGGCGATCGCGTTGAGGGAGAGAGCGGAGGCTCCCGCCGTGGCGATCTGCTCCCAGGCGCGTTTCGTGATCTCCGCCCGCACCTGGGCCCGATAGCGCTCCCGTGGGGTGTTCGTGCCCGTCGCCGCGGCCATGGTCTGCCACCGTCCTCGTTCATTCGGCTACAACCTCAAGGGTTGGTGAGAAGTTATCACGGACCCGTTGACCCTTCACTGGATGGTGAGTTACAACTTCTAACGAAAGCGTGAGCCTCTATCAAAGAGTGGACGGTGCTCACGCCCCGACCGACAGAGGAGAACTCCATGTCCGGCACCCGCAGCACCGGCATCCGCGCCGCTCTTGTCACCGTCCCGGTCGTCCTCGGCCTCCTCGGCACCGCCGCCGCGCCCGCCGGGGCTGCCGCGTCCGTCGGCTCCCGCGCCGTGGGGCCCCACCCCGCGGCTTCCCTTACCTGCCGAGGTGAGGGCGTCGTCCCCGACGCCCTCGTCCGCCACCGGACCGAGATCGTGATCAACGCCCCGCTGCGCACCATCTGGAAGCTGCAGACCGACGTGGAGCGCTGGCCGTCCTGGCAGGCCCCCGTCGAGTCCGTGGAGCGTCTCGGTCACGGCCCTCTCCGCAGGGGTTCGGCTTTCCGGTGGACGATGCCGATCCCGCCCATCCCCTCGATTCCAGCCACCAGCCTGGAGATCACCTCGACCGTCCGGCAGATCGAGCACCATGCGTGCATCCGCTGGACCGGCCCCGCGGTCGGCGAAGGGCTGCGCATCGACGGCGTCCACGTCTGGAACTTCACCGAGGTCGGGGGAGGTGTACGGGTCAGCACCGAGGAGACCCACACCGGCCCCCAGGTCGAGGCGGACGTTCCCACCGCGAACGGGCTTCTCCGCGAGGGCCTCGAAGCGTGGCTGCGGGACCTGAAGGCCGCCGCCGAAGCCCCTGCCCGCGGCCTGCCGCGCTGACCCGTGGCCGGGGCGCACCCTGCCCCCGGGGCAGGCGGTGCTACGTGCCCGGCACGACGCGGGTGCGAGTGAGTGCCGGGAGCAACTGCGCCTCCTCGTATGTGAAGTGTTCCTCCAGGCGGGTCGCCAGTCGGTCCA is part of the Streptomyces sp. NBC_00250 genome and harbors:
- a CDS encoding TetR/AcrR family transcriptional regulator yields the protein MAAATGTNTPRERYRAQVRAEITKRAWEQIATAGASALSLNAIAKQMGMSGPALYRYFASRDDLITELVREAYQSLADTLRTASAAGADLSGLAHALRDWALTDPQRYFLVYGTPIPGYHAPADTTALSSAIMTTLLDAVASLPGASATTAFGSYLEDHRNWAAGHPAPPGALHRFLTFWTRMHGVLSLELAGHFTGMDLDPALLFTAELDELLAPLP
- a CDS encoding SRPBCC family protein yields the protein MSGTRSTGIRAALVTVPVVLGLLGTAAAPAGAAASVGSRAVGPHPAASLTCRGEGVVPDALVRHRTEIVINAPLRTIWKLQTDVERWPSWQAPVESVERLGHGPLRRGSAFRWTMPIPPIPSIPATSLEITSTVRQIEHHACIRWTGPAVGEGLRIDGVHVWNFTEVGGGVRVSTEETHTGPQVEADVPTANGLLREGLEAWLRDLKAAAEAPARGLPR